The following nucleotide sequence is from Pagrus major chromosome 13, Pma_NU_1.0.
TTTTAAGATCAGATCTCAGGTTCTCATACCAAATCAGCCCTTTTATTTGAGTTCTCaccctgttttgtgtgtgtgtgtttaggtttGGACCATACGGTATTCCCATCACGGTGTTTCCCAGACGGGACGACCGGAATCGCCCTCCGATGCCTATGCAGTCACAGCCAGTTACCAGCGACGACCCGTCCACCAAACAAGAAGAGGTCACCACCAATCCCACATCCTCACCCCCTCCCCATCCTCACCCCTGGACCTCCAAACCGCCACCGCTGTTCCAGGAGGGTGCACCAtaccctcctcctctgttcatcAGGGACACCTACAACCAGGCCTTACCTCAGCCACTGCCACGCAAGATCAAGCGGCCAAAGCGACGCTACCGCTGCGAGGAGCCAACCTCTATCATGAACGCCATTAAGCTCCGCCCCCGCCAGGTGCTCTGCGACAAGTGCAAAAGCGTGGTAGCATCAGGCGGGCACAGGGAGGCCCGACGGGGTCCAGTGGATCTGAGGGGTGAGGAGGCGTCCCGGCGGCGGCGACAAGCTGACGGCCCAATCTCCTCAGAGCTCAAACGGCTAAGGAGCGACGACAAAGGGGGACGTACTGCAGTAGACAGACGCTCATCATCGGGGATACGTgtgtcatcttcatcatcatcttcctctcgCCGTGTCCTGAGGGGTGTggcttcatcttcatcctcgtCGCAATCCTCATCCAACCGCATGTGTCTGAAGCTGAACTCTAAGAAGGTTCTGTCCAAAGGTTCTGCTGTCGATCGCTCCAAAGCACGGCAGGTTCTCAAGAAACTAGCGAGGAATTCTCAGCCACCGCCGGCACATCGACGGCCCAAagaccagaaccagaatcaAAACCAGGGTCAGACCCAGAACCAGGACCATACCAAGGCTGTGACCCGAGCTGCAGCCCTGCAGAACCACAACCAGAAGGTCCACTTCACCCGCCGCCAGCACCTCAGCGGCGCCACCGTCAGCTCGAGCTCCCACACGCCTCTTCCACCAAGAATGCGTCTCAAACCCCAAAGGTATCGTACCGACGATAGCCAGGtgccctgctcctcctcctcctcctccccgacAAAACAGAGCGCACGCTCGTCGCCTCCCAAACCTGCTTTAAGCCCCACCCTCACACCCACATCTAGCACAGCCCTGCACGAAGCCCCGCCCCCGCCCTCAaccacagctcctcctccaATGCCCGAATCCACTGCAGCCAGTGTTGCCATGGAGTCACAGGAGGTCTGTCCCCctgaggaggagggggcggagcaggtggagcagggagaaggaggagatgatgggCAGGTGGAGGATCCTCCTCCCCGATCCTCCTCCCTGGACTCCTCTCACTCAGAGTGCAGCTCCACAGAGACCTTTGATCTCCCTACACATGGAGAaccaacctcctcctccccccctgttcccactccccctccctcctcttcctcctcctcttcctcctcctcctcctcgttagGGCATAAGTGTCCCACCTCCTCCTACCCTGCCACCCCTCCCCCCAGAGCTGATGGCGAGGAGATGCAGGCCGCTGGcgaagaggaggatggaggtgaAGTGAAGAGGCGTCGCAAGTCTTccacgtcctcctcctcctcctcgtcttcgtcctcctcctctgtgttctccAAGTTGGTGTCCAAGTGTTTGCTCCCTGATGGGCGGACAGTGTGTGTCGGCGACATTGTCTGGGCAAAGATCTACGGTTTCCCTTGGTGGCCAGCGCGCGTGCTTGGCATCACAGTGTCGCGGCGTGGCGACACGGGGCTGGCAGTGCAGCAGGAGGCACGGGTGTCCTGGTTTGGCTCTCCCACCACCTCCTTCCTGCCGCTCACCCAGCTGTCACCCTTCCTGGAGAGCTTTCAGTCACGCtttgacaggaagaggaaggggCCGTACCGCCGCGCCATTGCCGAGGCTGCCAGTGCAGCCAAACAGCTGACGCCTGAAGTCCGGGCGCTGCTCACTCAGTTTGAAACGTAGCATCAGCTACTGCTTTCCCACCTCCCCACCCCTTCAACACATGCCACGCCCCTTCCCCTTTGCCCGCCCACTAcaggaagcaggaggagctTGTCGTTCCCCCTCCTCAGACtgatacctgtctgtctgtcagagactaatgcagacagatggacagtgctcatgtttctgtttcctgttcttCCAGTTTGGAGGAGGGGGCGGATGTTCAGAGTTACTTGTCAGTGTTCAGGGGAGCTGTGGGCAGGGCTTACTTCTAGGGTTACCTTCCCGGTCTTCATAGAGGTCATCAGTTTCAGGCAGgtgtcagtcagcagca
It contains:
- the pwwp2a gene encoding PWWP domain-containing protein 2A, with product MAAVAAEPGAAAVQTTTITAAADDEGPSEPGLDGQGLSGSLLETDEPREYGPGVELVVPRVEDGGDGEERRHVRPELEPAAGKALSDNAVNDELINSFPVDRVSMDRFSPGVPGDPEGGGNVSVQAVYRSILADPQPSAVFLHSFPAPPPVTEAGLSLAEPAEPTTNVTTDRAETADRDRGYTALVQPELRPDPVEDAMYDGNAERLSVLDNLDPDMGYGKNSAGTEEMPGRGLRDSSPPCRSPKRRLMMDTVKQEKSAGEDSSRPEPGSEHGLGAPPFASVQDLSPGSEVRVSLDHVIDDALVVSFRLGEKVFSGVLMDVSKRFGPYGIPITVFPRRDDRNRPPMPMQSQPVTSDDPSTKQEEVTTNPTSSPPPHPHPWTSKPPPLFQEGAPYPPPLFIRDTYNQALPQPLPRKIKRPKRRYRCEEPTSIMNAIKLRPRQVLCDKCKSVVASGGHREARRGPVDLRGEEASRRRRQADGPISSELKRLRSDDKGGRTAVDRRSSSGIRVSSSSSSSSRRVLRGVASSSSSSQSSSNRMCLKLNSKKVLSKGSAVDRSKARQVLKKLARNSQPPPAHRRPKDQNQNQNQGQTQNQDHTKAVTRAAALQNHNQKVHFTRRQHLSGATVSSSSHTPLPPRMRLKPQRYRTDDSQVPCSSSSSSPTKQSARSSPPKPALSPTLTPTSSTALHEAPPPPSTTAPPPMPESTAASVAMESQEVCPPEEEGAEQVEQGEGGDDGQVEDPPPRSSSLDSSHSECSSTETFDLPTHGEPTSSSPPVPTPPPSSSSSSSSSSSSLGHKCPTSSYPATPPPRADGEEMQAAGEEEDGGEVKRRRKSSTSSSSSSSSSSSSVFSKLVSKCLLPDGRTVCVGDIVWAKIYGFPWWPARVLGITVSRRGDTGLAVQQEARVSWFGSPTTSFLPLTQLSPFLESFQSRFDRKRKGPYRRAIAEAASAAKQLTPEVRALLTQFET